One window of the Misgurnus anguillicaudatus chromosome 8, ASM2758022v2, whole genome shotgun sequence genome contains the following:
- the h1-10 gene encoding histone H1.10 produces MSAKIEESVPAQAPAPTITKTKKTLTKKAKPAATGSPAKKKKSKSKTPGKYSQLVINAIRTLGEKNGSSLFKIYNEAKKESWFDQQNGRTYLRYSIRALLLNDTLVQVKGLGANGSFKLNKKKFEKKTKKSATKTENSAKPAAKKAVKKKASANKSTTKTSGKKKTPTTEKKPSVKKTTSSKPKKAAAKKPKVEKKKATKAKKTK; encoded by the coding sequence ATGTCTGCGAAGATTGAAGAGTCGGTTCCAGCCCAAGCACCTGCACCAACAATAACCAAAACGAAGAAGACACTGACAAAAAAGGCGAAACCTGCTGCAACTGGCTCGCCAGCCAAAAAGAAGAAAAGTAAGAGCAAGACGCCTGGCAAATACAGCCAGCTTGTCATTAATGCGATCCGAACCTTGGGGGAGAAAAACGGCTCGTCGCTTTTCAAGATATACAACGAAGCGAAGAAAGAGAGCTGGTTCGATCAGCAGAACGGTCGCACGTATTTGCGCTACTCCATCCGCGCGCTCCTGCTCAACGACACGCTCGTGCAGGTGAAAGGACTGGGAGCCAACGGCTCATTCAAGCTCAATAAGAAGAAATTTGAGAAAAAGACAAAGAAAAGTGCCACCAAGACGGAGAACTCTGCCAAACCAGCGGCCAAAAAAGCCGTGAAAAAGAAAGCGAGTGCAAATAAGAGCACCACAAAGACCTCCGGTAAAAAGAAGACTCCCACCACCGAGAAGAAACCGAGTGTTAAGAAGACGACGTCTTCAAAACCGAAGAAAGCAGCTGCCAAAAAACCCAAAGTCGAGAAGAAGAAAGCAACCAAGGCAAAGAAGACAAAATAG